Proteins from a single region of Fusobacterium gonidiaformans ATCC 25563:
- the tsf gene encoding translation elongation factor Ts, with protein MAAITAGLVKELRERTGAGMLDCKKALEQHDGDIEKAIDYLREKGIAKAVKKAGRIAAEGLIFDGVTADHKKAVVLEFNSETDFVAKNEEFKNFGKALVQIALDKNINTIEELKATEFEAGKTVEAVLTELIAKIGENMNLRRIHETVAKDGFVETYSHLGGKLGVIVEMSGEATEGNLHKAKDIAMHAAAMDPKYLCQEEVTTADLEHEKEIARKQLEEEGKPAQIIEKILIGKMNKFYEENCLVNQIFVKAENKETVGQYAGDLKVLSFTRYKVGDGIEKKEEDFAAEVAAQIKG; from the coding sequence ATGGCAGCAATTACAGCTGGTTTAGTAAAAGAATTAAGAGAAAGAACAGGAGCTGGAATGCTTGATTGTAAAAAAGCATTGGAACAACATGATGGAGATATTGAAAAAGCAATCGACTATTTGAGAGAAAAAGGAATTGCAAAAGCAGTAAAGAAAGCTGGAAGAATTGCAGCAGAAGGATTGATTTTCGATGGTGTTACTGCAGATCATAAAAAAGCTGTTGTTTTAGAATTTAACTCTGAAACAGACTTCGTAGCAAAAAATGAAGAATTTAAAAACTTCGGAAAAGCATTGGTACAAATCGCTTTAGATAAAAATATCAATACAATCGAAGAATTGAAAGCAACAGAATTTGAAGCTGGAAAAACAGTAGAAGCAGTTTTAACAGAATTGATTGCTAAAATTGGAGAAAACATGAATTTAAGAAGAATTCATGAAACAGTTGCAAAAGACGGATTCGTAGAAACTTATTCTCACTTAGGTGGAAAATTAGGAGTTATCGTAGAAATGTCTGGAGAAGCAACAGAAGGAAATCTTCATAAGGCAAAAGACATCGCAATGCATGCAGCAGCAATGGATCCTAAATACCTATGTCAAGAAGAAGTAACAACTGCTGACTTAGAACATGAAAAAGAAATTGCAAGAAAGCAATTAGAAGAAGAAGGAAAACCTGCTCAAATCATTGAAAAAATCTTAATTGGAAAAATGAACAAATTCTATGAAGAAAACTGTTTAGTAAACCAAATTTTCGTAAAAGCGGAAAATAAAGAAACAGTTGGACAATATGCAGGAGATTTAAAAGTACTTTCTTTCACAAGATATAAAGTGGGAGATGGAATCGAAAAGAAAGAAGAAGATTTCGCCGCAGAAGTTGCAGCTCAAATCAAAGGGTAG
- the pyrH gene encoding UMP kinase: MEKPCYQKVLLKLSGEALMGEQEFGISSDVINSYAMQIKEIVDLGVQVSIVIGGGNIFRGLSGAEQGVDRVTGDHMGMLATVINSLALQNAMEKIGLATRVQTAIEMPKVAEPFIKRKAQRHLEKGRVVIFGAGTGNPYFTTDTAAALRAIEMNTDVVIKATKVDGVYDKDPVKYADAVKYETVTYTEVLNKDLKVMDATAISLCRENKLPIVVFNSLVPGNLKKVILGEKIGTTVVAE; encoded by the coding sequence ATGGAAAAACCTTGTTATCAAAAAGTCTTATTAAAGTTGAGTGGAGAGGCCTTAATGGGAGAACAAGAATTTGGAATTTCTTCTGATGTCATCAATTCTTATGCGATGCAAATTAAAGAAATTGTTGATTTAGGAGTACAAGTTTCTATCGTGATTGGAGGAGGAAATATTTTTCGAGGACTTTCGGGAGCAGAACAAGGGGTAGACAGAGTAACAGGAGATCATATGGGAATGTTAGCTACTGTGATTAACTCTTTGGCCTTACAAAATGCAATGGAAAAAATAGGACTTGCAACAAGAGTACAAACTGCAATTGAAATGCCTAAGGTTGCAGAACCTTTTATTAAAAGAAAGGCACAAAGACATTTGGAAAAAGGTAGAGTTGTTATTTTTGGAGCAGGAACAGGAAATCCATATTTCACAACAGATACAGCTGCTGCACTAAGAGCCATTGAAATGAATACAGATGTTGTGATTAAAGCAACAAAAGTAGATGGAGTTTATGACAAAGATCCGGTAAAATATGCAGATGCGGTAAAGTATGAAACCGTTACTTATACAGAAGTCTTAAATAAGGATTTAAAGGTAATGGACGCTACTGCCATTTCTTTGTGTAGAGAAAATAAATTACCAATCGTGGTATTTAACTCTTTAGTACCTGGAAATTTAAAGAAAGTAATTTTGGGAGAAAAGATTGGAACTACCGTTGTAGCTGAATAA
- the frr gene encoding ribosome recycling factor, whose protein sequence is MTTGKEVIQECQNKMQKTIEATKEKFTSIRAGRASVAMLDNIKVEQYGSDMPLNQVATVSAPEARLLVIDPWDKTMILKIEKAILAANLGMNPNNDGRVVRLVMPELTADRRKEYVKLAKKEAENGKIAVRNIRKDMNTALKKIEKDKESGMSEDELKRFEAEVQTLTDKTIKDLDDLLAKKEKEITTV, encoded by the coding sequence ATGACAACAGGAAAAGAAGTCATTCAAGAATGTCAAAATAAAATGCAAAAAACAATAGAAGCAACCAAAGAAAAATTTACATCTATTCGTGCCGGAAGAGCAAGTGTTGCTATGTTAGATAACATTAAAGTAGAACAATACGGATCAGATATGCCTTTAAACCAAGTTGCTACGGTATCCGCACCGGAAGCAAGATTACTAGTAATTGATCCTTGGGATAAAACCATGATTCTTAAAATTGAAAAGGCAATTTTAGCAGCAAACTTAGGAATGAATCCAAATAATGATGGAAGAGTTGTTCGATTGGTAATGCCTGAATTAACTGCTGATAGAAGAAAAGAATATGTAAAATTAGCGAAGAAAGAAGCAGAAAATGGGAAAATTGCAGTAAGAAATATCAGAAAAGATATGAATACAGCTTTGAAAAAAATCGAAAAAGATAAAGAAAGCGGTATGTCAGAAGATGAATTAAAGAGATTTGAAGCAGAAGTTCAAACTTTAACAGATAAAACGATAAAAGATTTAGATGATTTATTAGCAAAAAAAGAAAAAGAAATTACAACAGTATAA
- a CDS encoding flavodoxin domain-containing protein produces the protein MNTIGIVYYSFTGNVLRMVKELEKGIEEVGGKFKSYRVAEVKADEIFQQDIIVMASPANGSEEIEKEFFQPFMENHQKQFQGKKVYIFGSWGWGEGYFLEKWKEQLEEFGAILVAEPILCNGYPNGETRKALQEMGKILVEK, from the coding sequence ATGAATACAATCGGCATTGTATATTACAGTTTTACAGGAAATGTACTACGAATGGTAAAAGAATTAGAAAAAGGAATCGAAGAAGTGGGAGGAAAGTTTAAAAGCTATCGGGTTGCTGAAGTCAAAGCTGATGAAATTTTTCAACAAGATATTATTGTTATGGCATCTCCTGCCAATGGTTCCGAAGAAATTGAAAAGGAATTTTTCCAACCTTTTATGGAAAACCATCAAAAGCAGTTTCAAGGAAAAAAAGTTTATATCTTTGGATCTTGGGGTTGGGGAGAAGGATACTTTCTTGAAAAATGGAAAGAACAATTAGAAGAGTTCGGAGCAATTCTTGTAGCAGAGCCTATTCTTTGCAACGGATATCCTAATGGAGAAACTCGAAAAGCCTTACAAGAAATGGGAAAAATATTAGTGGAAAAATAA
- a CDS encoding isoprenyl transferase, protein MSIEVPKHIAIIMDGNGRWAKKRALPRTLGHREGAKTLQKILKYAGELGIQYLTVYAFSTENWNRSEEEVSALMKLFSKYIKNEEKNLMKNNVRFLVSGRKERVSSSLLEEIKALEEKTSRNTGITFNIAFNYGGRAEIVDAVNQLLQEKKEKISEEDISSHLYQNIPDPELIIRTSGEFRISNFLLWQLAYAEIYVTDTLWPDFDEKSLDLALENFQKRERRFGGVYEK, encoded by the coding sequence ATGTCGATAGAAGTTCCAAAACACATTGCCATTATTATGGATGGAAATGGACGATGGGCAAAGAAAAGAGCTTTACCTAGAACCTTAGGGCATCGAGAAGGAGCAAAAACCTTACAAAAAATATTGAAATATGCTGGTGAACTTGGAATTCAATATCTTACTGTTTATGCTTTTTCAACGGAGAATTGGAACCGTTCGGAAGAAGAAGTATCTGCTTTGATGAAACTATTTTCTAAGTATATCAAAAATGAAGAAAAAAATTTGATGAAGAATAATGTTCGTTTTTTAGTATCCGGAAGGAAGGAAAGAGTTTCTTCCTCTCTTTTAGAGGAAATAAAAGCTTTGGAAGAAAAGACTTCTAGGAATACAGGCATTACCTTTAATATTGCTTTTAATTATGGGGGAAGGGCAGAAATTGTAGATGCAGTAAATCAGTTGCTCCAAGAAAAAAAAGAAAAGATTTCGGAAGAGGATATTTCTTCTCATCTATATCAAAATATTCCAGATCCAGAATTGATTATACGAACAAGTGGAGAATTTCGAATTTCTAATTTTTTGCTTTGGCAATTAGCCTATGCAGAAATTTATGTAACAGATACTTTGTGGCCTGATTTTGATGAGAAAAGTTTAGATTTGGCTTTGGAAAATTTTCAAAAAAGAGAACGCCGTTTTGGAGGAGTTTATGAAAAGTAG
- a CDS encoding phosphatidate cytidylyltransferase encodes MKSRIIVALIGIPILIFVILFGGIPLLIFTNFVVGIGTWEFYRMIEHSGRRVHKYVGMLASLALPNYIFWTQGQKVEGEIAILVFAMVLMFLERVFTNRIEHASTEIGNTVLGLIYVSYFFSHILKWSFWDNGGQLILLLQIMVWSCDSFAYFIGISIGRKIFKRGFTEISPKKSIEGSLGGILCTILAAYLLLKYFTLFLAQTQEELLIFSLILGVGVSLAAQIGDLVESLFKRECGIKDSGKILAGHGGILDRFDSMIFVLPIMYYIMGAVL; translated from the coding sequence ATGAAAAGTAGAATTATTGTTGCACTGATAGGAATTCCTATTCTAATTTTTGTTATTTTATTTGGTGGAATTCCATTGTTAATTTTCACAAATTTTGTTGTAGGAATTGGAACTTGGGAGTTCTATCGTATGATAGAGCATAGTGGAAGACGAGTTCACAAATACGTTGGAATGTTAGCGAGTCTTGCTTTGCCAAATTATATTTTTTGGACACAGGGGCAAAAAGTAGAGGGAGAAATTGCAATTTTAGTATTTGCTATGGTGCTTATGTTTTTAGAGAGAGTTTTTACAAACCGTATTGAACATGCTTCTACAGAGATAGGAAATACAGTACTAGGGTTGATTTATGTGTCCTATTTCTTTTCTCATATTTTGAAATGGAGTTTTTGGGATAATGGAGGACAACTCATTTTACTTTTACAAATTATGGTTTGGAGTTGTGATAGCTTTGCCTATTTTATTGGAATTTCGATTGGAAGAAAAATTTTCAAGCGAGGTTTTACAGAAATCAGTCCTAAAAAATCAATTGAAGGTTCTTTAGGGGGGATTCTTTGTACTATTTTGGCAGCTTATTTATTGCTAAAGTATTTTACTCTATTTTTAGCTCAAACACAGGAAGAACTATTGATTTTTTCTTTAATTTTAGGAGTTGGAGTTAGTTTGGCAGCTCAAATTGGAGATTTAGTAGAATCTTTATTTAAAAGAGAGTGTGGGATTAAAGATTCCGGAAAAATTTTAGCAGGACATGGAGGAATTTTAGATCGTTTTGATAGTATGATTTTTGTCTTGCCAATTATGTACTATATTATGGGAGCAGTATTATGA
- the dxr gene encoding 1-deoxy-D-xylulose-5-phosphate reductoisomerase, protein MKRIVVLGSTGSIGKSSLEVVRGNADLFQIVGLSGHRNMELLKQQIKEFHPKYVTVGYWEAYQELKTIFPEIQFFYGEQGLEELASVEDYDILLTAVSGAVGIRATVKGIEKEKRIALANKETMVAAGSYINDLLKRYPKTEIIPVDSEHSAIFQSLQGNDKKEVKRLIITASGGAFRGKTRIELEKVGVQDALKHPNWSMGKKITVDSATLVNKGLEIIEAHELFGIDYDKIDTILHPQSIIHSMVEYQDNSIIAQMGVTDMKLPIQYAFTYPRRVSNSVLESLDFLKYGQMSFEKIDTQVFQGIDLARKAGNMGGTMPIVLNAANEIAVDFFLKEKIRFLEIYEVIQAAMEQFPREEIQSLEHILAKDHEVREWVKTWEKLL, encoded by the coding sequence ATGAAACGAATTGTTGTGTTAGGATCGACTGGGAGTATTGGGAAAAGTAGTTTAGAGGTGGTTCGAGGAAATGCAGACCTATTTCAAATTGTAGGACTATCAGGGCATAGAAATATGGAACTACTAAAGCAACAAATTAAAGAATTTCATCCGAAATATGTTACAGTAGGATATTGGGAAGCCTATCAAGAGTTAAAAACTATTTTTCCGGAGATTCAATTTTTTTATGGAGAACAAGGCTTAGAAGAACTTGCATCTGTAGAGGATTATGATATTTTATTAACGGCAGTAAGTGGGGCTGTTGGAATTCGAGCCACAGTAAAAGGAATTGAGAAAGAAAAGAGAATTGCTTTAGCGAATAAAGAGACGATGGTTGCTGCAGGATCTTATATTAATGATCTTTTGAAACGATATCCTAAGACAGAAATTATTCCGGTTGATAGTGAACACTCTGCTATTTTTCAATCGTTGCAAGGAAATGATAAAAAAGAAGTAAAGCGTTTGATTATTACGGCGAGTGGGGGAGCTTTTCGTGGAAAAACAAGAATCGAGCTAGAAAAAGTTGGAGTACAAGATGCTTTAAAACACCCAAATTGGTCTATGGGAAAAAAAATTACAGTAGATTCCGCCACTTTGGTAAATAAAGGTTTAGAAATTATTGAAGCTCATGAACTCTTTGGAATAGACTATGATAAGATTGATACCATTTTACATCCACAAAGTATTATACATTCTATGGTGGAATATCAGGATAATTCTATTATTGCACAAATGGGGGTAACTGATATGAAACTTCCGATTCAGTATGCTTTTACTTATCCTCGGAGAGTTTCCAACTCTGTATTGGAAAGTTTGGATTTTCTGAAGTATGGACAAATGAGCTTTGAAAAAATTGATACTCAAGTATTTCAAGGAATTGATTTAGCAAGAAAGGCAGGGAATATGGGAGGAACAATGCCTATTGTTTTAAATGCAGCAAATGAAATTGCTGTTGATTTTTTCTTGAAAGAAAAGATACGGTTTTTAGAAATTTATGAAGTAATACAAGCAGCTATGGAACAATTTCCGAGGGAGGAAATCCAATCCTTGGAGCATATTTTAGCAAAGGACCATGAGGTAAGGGAGTGGGTAAAAACATGGGAAAAATTATTGTAA
- a CDS encoding dTMP kinase — translation MGKIIVIEGTDSSGKETQSHLLLEHFLSLGRKARRLSFPNYESPACEPVKMYLAGEFGLNAEKVNPYPVSTMYAIDRYASYQKDWGYDYQQEESIFVADRYVTSNMIHQASKLEGKEKEEYLIWLETLEYKQFEIPRPDCIIFLDMPTKQAQELMKKRANKITGEEEKDIHERNREYLEKSYRNACEMAEKYGWTRISCVDGDRIKSIQEIQNEILEKVREI, via the coding sequence ATGGGAAAAATTATTGTAATTGAAGGGACAGATTCTAGTGGAAAAGAAACACAAAGTCATTTGTTGCTAGAACATTTCTTGTCTCTTGGAAGAAAAGCAAGAAGATTATCTTTTCCCAATTATGAAAGTCCGGCTTGTGAACCTGTCAAAATGTATTTAGCGGGAGAATTTGGTTTGAATGCAGAGAAGGTAAATCCTTATCCTGTATCTACGATGTATGCAATTGATCGCTATGCCTCCTATCAAAAAGATTGGGGTTATGATTATCAACAAGAAGAGAGTATTTTTGTAGCAGATCGTTATGTAACTTCAAATATGATTCATCAAGCCTCAAAATTGGAAGGAAAAGAAAAAGAAGAGTATTTAATTTGGTTGGAAACCTTAGAGTATAAACAATTTGAGATTCCAAGACCGGATTGTATTATTTTTTTGGATATGCCTACGAAACAAGCTCAAGAGTTGATGAAAAAAAGAGCAAATAAAATTACAGGAGAAGAGGAGAAGGATATTCATGAGCGAAATCGTGAATATTTAGAGAAATCTTATCGGAATGCCTGTGAAATGGCAGAAAAGTATGGATGGACAAGAATTTCTTGTGTGGACGGAGATAGAATTAAAAGTATCCAAGAAATTCAAAATGAAATTTTAGAGAAAGTGAGAGAAATATGA
- a CDS encoding M50 family metallopeptidase, with product MTVLIAIVVLGIIILVHELGHFATAKLFHMPVSEFSIGMGPQVYSYETSKTMYSFRAIPLGGYVNIEGMEIDSEVEGGFASKPAYQRLIVLVAGVCMNFLFAMTLLTALYFHLGNAEYSKEPIVGAVIEESPAVQYLQAEDRIVQIEGVSILTWEDIGKNIQNKEKIEVLVERGEEEKSFQIPLIQKENRSFLGVYPKIIKSSYSFGQSFLKANSSFINIISDMGKGLWKMVRGEISVKEISGPIGILQVVGEASKQGIVSVLWLSVFLSINVGLLNLLPLPALDGGRILFVLLEILHIPFSKKIEENIHKIGLFLFLTLIFFISIQDVLHLF from the coding sequence ATGACTGTATTGATTGCTATTGTTGTATTAGGAATTATTATCTTAGTACATGAGTTAGGACATTTTGCGACTGCAAAATTATTTCATATGCCGGTATCGGAGTTCTCTATTGGAATGGGACCGCAAGTATATAGTTATGAAACTTCAAAAACGATGTATTCTTTTCGAGCAATTCCTTTAGGGGGATATGTAAATATTGAAGGAATGGAAATAGATTCGGAAGTAGAGGGTGGTTTTGCAAGCAAGCCTGCGTATCAAAGACTTATTGTATTAGTTGCCGGAGTATGTATGAATTTCCTTTTTGCAATGACTCTTTTGACAGCTCTATACTTTCATTTAGGGAATGCAGAATATAGTAAGGAGCCGATTGTAGGAGCAGTGATTGAGGAAAGTCCGGCTGTTCAGTATTTACAAGCGGAAGATAGGATTGTTCAAATTGAAGGGGTTTCCATTTTAACATGGGAAGATATTGGAAAGAATATTCAGAATAAAGAGAAAATAGAAGTGTTAGTGGAAAGAGGGGAGGAAGAAAAAAGTTTTCAAATTCCTCTTATTCAAAAGGAAAATAGGAGCTTTTTGGGTGTCTATCCTAAGATTATAAAATCTTCTTATAGTTTTGGTCAAAGTTTTTTGAAAGCAAATTCCAGTTTTATCAATATCATTAGTGATATGGGGAAGGGTCTTTGGAAGATGGTTCGAGGAGAAATTAGTGTTAAGGAGATCTCAGGGCCGATTGGAATTTTACAAGTAGTGGGCGAAGCATCAAAACAAGGAATTGTTTCAGTTTTATGGCTTAGTGTTTTCTTATCGATAAATGTAGGTTTATTGAACCTTTTACCATTACCAGCCTTAGATGGGGGAAGAATTTTATTCGTATTATTAGAAATATTGCACATTCCTTTCAGTAAAAAAATAGAAGAGAACATTCATAAGATTGGTTTATTTTTATTTTTAACATTAATATTTTTTATTAGTATCCAAGATGTATTACATTTGTTTTGA
- a CDS encoding sigma-54-dependent transcriptional regulator — translation MKNAILAISEKKDTLKQIRKELSEKYEVITFNNLLDAIDMLRESDFDLVLLDEYLTWFSLSDAKKKLSSIGKDFATIALFDDITPDKLKEIKQAGIYSYLPKPVLVSDIDKVILPVLHNLELVKENKKMTEKLTELEHETEIIGQSPKIKEVKNLIDRVADSDMPVLISGEKGVGKLVIAREIYKKSDRKKQDYIQVSCATIPEENLEKELFGYERGTFIGANTSKKGLLEEIDGGTIYIEDIALMDLKVQSKLLKVIEYGELRRVGGTKVRRVNVRFIIGSDIDLKEETEQGRFRKDLYHRLTAFLIVVPPLRERKEDVPLLVSYYLNRIVKELHRETPVISGEAMKYLMEYSYPRNIRELKNMVERMALVSNEKILDVEDLPLEIKMKSATLENKTVVGVGPLKDILEQEIYSLDGVEKVVIASALQKTRWNKQETSKLLGIGRTTLYEKIRKYGLDIK, via the coding sequence ATGAAAAATGCAATTTTGGCAATTTCGGAAAAAAAGGATACTTTAAAGCAAATCCGAAAAGAATTGTCGGAGAAATATGAAGTAATAACTTTTAATAATTTGTTGGATGCAATAGATATGTTACGAGAGAGTGATTTTGATCTTGTTTTATTGGATGAATATTTGACATGGTTTAGTTTATCCGACGCAAAAAAGAAATTGAGCAGTATTGGAAAAGATTTTGCAACGATTGCTTTGTTTGATGATATTACTCCGGATAAATTAAAGGAAATTAAACAAGCTGGAATTTACTCGTACTTACCAAAGCCAGTCTTAGTTTCTGATATTGATAAAGTGATCTTACCGGTATTACATAACTTAGAATTGGTAAAAGAAAATAAAAAAATGACTGAAAAATTAACAGAATTGGAACATGAAACAGAAATTATCGGACAATCACCTAAGATTAAAGAAGTAAAAAATTTGATTGATCGAGTTGCAGATAGTGATATGCCTGTTTTGATTAGTGGTGAAAAAGGGGTTGGAAAATTAGTCATCGCTCGAGAAATTTATAAAAAGAGTGATAGAAAGAAACAAGACTATATTCAAGTAAGTTGTGCAACCATTCCGGAAGAAAATTTAGAAAAGGAATTATTTGGATATGAAAGAGGAACTTTCATTGGAGCTAACACAAGTAAAAAAGGTTTGTTAGAAGAAATTGATGGAGGAACTATCTATATTGAAGATATTGCTCTTATGGATTTAAAAGTTCAATCTAAGCTTTTAAAAGTAATTGAATATGGAGAATTAAGAAGAGTTGGAGGAACAAAAGTACGAAGAGTGAATGTAAGATTCATCATCGGAAGTGATATTGATTTAAAAGAAGAAACAGAACAAGGAAGATTTAGAAAGGACTTATATCATAGATTAACCGCTTTTCTAATTGTGGTTCCACCATTGAGAGAACGAAAAGAAGATGTGCCTTTATTAGTAAGCTACTATTTAAATAGAATTGTAAAAGAACTACATAGAGAAACTCCTGTCATTTCCGGAGAGGCTATGAAGTATTTAATGGAATATTCTTATCCTAGAAATATCCGAGAATTAAAAAATATGGTAGAAAGAATGGCATTAGTATCCAATGAAAAAATTCTAGATGTAGAAGATTTACCATTGGAAATTAAGATGAAATCAGCTACCTTAGAAAATAAAACGGTAGTCGGAGTAGGACCGTTGAAAGATATCTTAGAACAAGAAATTTATAGTTTAGACGGAGTGGAAAAAGTAGTCATTGCTTCTGCTCTTCAAAAGACTAGATGGAATAAACAAGAAACTTCTAAATTGTTAGGAATTGGAAGAACGACTTTATACGAAAAGATTAGAAAATATGGATTGGACATCAAATAG
- a CDS encoding peptidylprolyl isomerase, producing the protein MAIRKFRKIMKPVIFIVAIAMIGSGAWLTFTNLLQHHSAGETQYAYQLNGEKVSKVKIAREENNLMEQLNKMGQGKTSKELVSLIAFQKVINDELTLQLAEDMKIKVPSSEIKEEYEKIENSIGNKEQFKRMLSVQGYSKKSFKAMLEENLLLQKVMEKFAEEAKKSGKDGNLLFQEALAKKRNEMKIDKLSPEYEKLQLKVVEEKDGFKITNVDMADRVTQLMLMTGEEEAKVTEEVKKQFEEGIAFAKKAQEKGVLISKDLPINVQLAEYGKAFFEKLKSEVKIDEVELSRFFQANHNRYNQHASIDVDVAVLKIVPSKEDIAAIEKKAEETLKSLKKENFAKIGADLQKKSPETVIYEELGWFEKGAMVKEFEEAAFSSKEAQIYPKVISTQFGKHLLYIQEVQENKVKAAHILFREVASQASIDKSLKEAESIKEKLDKKEVTFETLKNINKNLLFAHTFTGVDKSGVIQGFVTDKALVDTMYAAEMNKVQIYSDDYAKKAGIIYLFSKTKQEEDKIVSLEEVQDRVRDEYRSWRAQQELQKIMN; encoded by the coding sequence ATGGCAATTAGAAAATTTCGTAAGATTATGAAACCAGTTATTTTTATTGTGGCAATTGCAATGATTGGGTCAGGAGCATGGTTGACTTTCACGAACTTATTACAACATCATTCAGCCGGAGAAACACAATATGCTTATCAATTGAATGGGGAAAAGGTATCTAAAGTTAAAATTGCAAGAGAAGAAAATAACTTAATGGAACAATTGAATAAAATGGGACAGGGAAAGACAAGCAAAGAATTAGTTAGTTTAATTGCCTTCCAAAAAGTTATCAATGATGAATTAACATTACAATTGGCAGAAGATATGAAGATAAAAGTTCCAAGCTCTGAAATCAAAGAAGAATATGAAAAAATTGAAAATTCTATTGGAAATAAAGAACAATTTAAGAGAATGTTAAGCGTGCAAGGTTATAGTAAAAAATCGTTTAAAGCAATGTTGGAAGAAAATTTACTTCTTCAAAAAGTGATGGAAAAGTTTGCAGAAGAAGCAAAAAAATCGGGAAAAGATGGTAATTTATTGTTTCAAGAAGCTCTAGCAAAAAAACGAAATGAAATGAAAATTGATAAATTATCGCCAGAATATGAAAAATTACAGCTAAAAGTAGTAGAAGAAAAAGATGGATTTAAGATTACGAATGTTGATATGGCAGATAGAGTAACACAACTTATGCTTATGACGGGAGAAGAAGAAGCAAAAGTCACAGAAGAAGTGAAAAAGCAATTTGAAGAAGGAATTGCTTTTGCGAAGAAGGCTCAAGAAAAAGGAGTTCTTATTTCGAAAGATTTGCCAATCAATGTACAATTAGCTGAGTATGGAAAAGCTTTTTTTGAAAAATTAAAATCAGAAGTAAAAATTGATGAAGTAGAGTTATCAAGATTTTTCCAAGCAAATCATAATCGATATAATCAACATGCAAGCATTGATGTAGATGTTGCTGTATTAAAAATTGTGCCTAGTAAGGAAGATATTGCTGCAATTGAAAAGAAAGCAGAAGAAACTTTAAAGAGTTTAAAGAAAGAAAATTTTGCAAAAATAGGGGCAGATTTACAAAAAAAGAGTCCTGAAACAGTAATTTATGAAGAACTTGGATGGTTCGAAAAAGGAGCTATGGTAAAAGAGTTTGAAGAAGCAGCTTTTTCTTCAAAAGAAGCTCAAATCTATCCAAAAGTTATTTCTACTCAGTTTGGAAAACACTTGCTATATATTCAAGAGGTACAAGAGAATAAAGTAAAAGCAGCTCATATTCTTTTCCGAGAAGTAGCTAGTCAAGCAAGCATTGATAAAAGTTTAAAGGAAGCAGAATCTATAAAAGAAAAATTGGATAAAAAAGAAGTAACTTTTGAAACCTTGAAAAATATCAATAAAAACTTACTATTCGCTCATACTTTCACAGGGGTAGATAAATCAGGGGTTATTCAAGGTTTTGTCACAGATAAAGCTTTAGTGGACACGATGTATGCTGCAGAGATGAATAAAGTACAAATTTATTCCGATGATTATGCAAAGAAAGCTGGAATTATCTATTTGTTTTCTAAAACAAAACAAGAGGAAGATAAGATTGTGAGCTTAGAAGAAGTACAGGATAGAGTTCGTGATGAATATAGATCATGGAGAGCACAACAAGAATTACAAAAAATTATGAATTAA